One window from the genome of Elaeis guineensis isolate ETL-2024a chromosome 5, EG11, whole genome shotgun sequence encodes:
- the LOC105045049 gene encoding universal stress protein A-like protein, translated as MADVAAIEERRIVVAVDESEESIYALQWCLHNLIHSAGEGATARNTLILVYARPPPPVYSPLDGTGYLFSDEVTASIDKYSKDLAVSVMERARNICKDYSNMKVEEKVCVGDARDVICEMAQKLGADLLVMGSHGYGFIKRAFLGSVSDYCARNAKCPVLIVKRPTK; from the exons ATGGCCGACGTGGCGGCGATAGAGGAGCGGAGGATAGTGGTGGCGGTGGACGAGAGCGAGGAGAGCATCTACGCCCTCCAATGGTGCCTCCACAACCTCATCCACTCCGCCGGAGAGGGAGCTACTGCTCGGAACACGCTCATCCTTGTCTATGCCCGGCCACCGCCTCCGGTGTACTCCCCGTTGGACGGCACCG gTTACTTGTTTTCTGATGAGGTGACTGCATCCATAGACAAATATAGCAAAGACCTTGCAGTTTCGGTCATGGAAAGAGCTCGGAATATCTGCAAGGACTACAGCAAT ATGAAGGTGGAGGAGAAGGTTTGTGTTGGAGACGCCAGAGATGTGATATGTGAGATGGCGCAGAAGCTGGGAGCTGACCTGTTGGTCATGGGAAGTCATGGCTATGGTTTCATTAAGAG GGCTTTTCTGGGGAGTGTCAGTGATTACTGTGCTCGAAATGCGAAGTGTCCGGTTCTGATCGTGAAACGCCCGACAAAATAA